The following are encoded together in the Carboxydothermus pertinax genome:
- a CDS encoding L-lactate permease, with protein sequence MSWTQNYDPLGNIALSALLAALPIFFLFWALAIKKMKGYMAGLLTLLLAIIVVVFEYKMPVNLALMSAVNGALYGLFPIGWIVFTAIYLYNLTVKAGQFEIIKDSIASITEDRRLQALLIAFAFGAFLEGAAGFGTPVAITAAMLMGLGFEPLYAAGICLIANTAPVAFGGIGIPVIVAGQVTGIDAMAISKMIGRQVPLLSAVIPAWMVFIMSGWKGLVEVLPAALVTGVVFAGAQWFSANYLSPMLPDIIASLVTIIALVLFLKVWKPKNIWRFANEPPATLQVKKHSAGVILKAWSPFIVLTILVGDWGLNQVKNVLELVTLKLPIPGLDGLIYKPGADKAMEAVFKFNWLSAAGTAILIAAIITILILRISFKDAVNVFVETLKSLKYPLINIAAVLGFAYVANFSGMSQTLGLSLTVTGKAFAFLSPMLGWLGVFITGSDTSANALFAKLQAASAEKLGIPLVLTVAANTSGGFTGKMISPQSIAVATASVGLVGKEAELFRLTVLQSFLFAIVVGIITYLQAYYLKSWIPAYKMIENAVAAAQAPVHTGPGLTILGITAVVILALWGLVAAFNKK encoded by the coding sequence GTGAGCTGGACGCAAAATTATGATCCCCTTGGCAACATTGCGTTGTCGGCATTGTTGGCGGCGCTTCCGATTTTTTTCCTGTTCTGGGCGTTGGCCATCAAAAAAATGAAAGGATATATGGCGGGTCTTTTGACGTTGCTTTTGGCCATTATTGTTGTGGTTTTTGAGTACAAAATGCCCGTAAATCTTGCTTTGATGTCAGCGGTAAACGGCGCTTTATACGGACTTTTCCCTATTGGCTGGATTGTGTTTACGGCGATTTATCTTTATAATCTCACCGTTAAAGCTGGGCAATTTGAGATTATCAAAGATTCCATTGCATCCATTACCGAAGACCGCCGGCTGCAGGCCTTATTAATTGCTTTTGCCTTTGGGGCGTTTTTAGAAGGTGCTGCTGGTTTTGGGACTCCGGTAGCAATTACAGCAGCGATGTTAATGGGGCTTGGTTTTGAACCACTGTATGCAGCTGGGATTTGTTTAATTGCCAACACCGCTCCGGTAGCCTTCGGGGGCATTGGCATTCCGGTTATTGTGGCGGGACAGGTAACGGGAATTGACGCCATGGCGATTAGTAAGATGATAGGTCGCCAGGTACCGCTTTTATCGGCAGTTATACCGGCCTGGATGGTCTTTATTATGTCCGGCTGGAAGGGACTTGTCGAAGTACTGCCGGCGGCGCTGGTAACTGGTGTTGTCTTTGCGGGAGCTCAATGGTTTTCGGCAAACTATCTTTCACCGATGCTTCCGGATATTATAGCTTCCCTGGTTACGATTATAGCTTTAGTCTTATTCTTGAAGGTCTGGAAGCCGAAAAATATCTGGCGGTTTGCCAATGAGCCTCCGGCAACATTACAGGTGAAGAAACACTCTGCCGGAGTTATTTTAAAAGCCTGGTCGCCGTTTATTGTATTAACGATTTTAGTTGGCGACTGGGGGTTAAATCAGGTAAAAAATGTTCTGGAGCTTGTTACCCTTAAGTTACCTATTCCTGGGTTAGATGGTTTAATTTACAAACCGGGGGCTGATAAAGCAATGGAAGCGGTCTTTAAATTTAACTGGCTGTCAGCTGCCGGTACAGCAATCCTTATTGCTGCAATAATTACAATTTTAATTTTACGAATTAGCTTTAAAGATGCGGTTAATGTGTTTGTTGAGACTCTTAAGAGTTTAAAATATCCGCTTATTAACATCGCGGCAGTATTAGGCTTTGCATATGTTGCTAATTTCTCCGGGATGAGCCAAACGTTGGGCTTATCGCTAACCGTTACAGGAAAAGCTTTTGCCTTTCTTTCACCAATGCTTGGCTGGCTCGGGGTGTTTATAACCGGTTCGGATACTTCGGCTAATGCTCTCTTTGCTAAACTCCAGGCAGCTTCTGCAGAAAAGCTGGGAATACCTTTGGTTTTAACAGTGGCAGCCAATACCTCGGGTGGATTTACCGGAAAAATGATATCACCTCAAAGTATAGCGGTAGCAACTGCTTCGGTGGGGTTGGTAGGCAAAGAAGCAGAGCTTTTCCGGCTCACTGTTCTGCAGAGCTTTTTGTTTGCCATCGTAGTAGGGATAATCACATATCTTCAGGCGTACTACCTTAAAAGCTGGATTCCGGCTTATAAAATGATTGAAAACGCAGTAGCCGCTGCTCAAGCTCCGGTACATACCGGCCCGGGACTTACCATTCTTGGGATTACCGCAGTGGTAATTTTAGCCCTCTGGGGTTTAGTTGCAGCCTTTAATAAAAAATAA
- a CDS encoding FAD-binding oxidoreductase, which yields MEALAKLEKILGSAKIKTQTEELFVYGYDATAGLKNQMPLAVVFPESTEEVVEIVKWANEYKIPLYPRGSGTNLSGGTIPAAKGVVVELNRLNKILEIDLDNLTATVEPGVIINDLNEAVKPYGLIYPPDPGTVTTATMGGSVAECSGGLRGLKYGVTKHYIMGIEAVIGTGELLKFGGKTVKNVTGYDLPALMVGSEGTLGIITKIIVKLIPAPVAKKSFLAVFNSIDDAGNAIAEIIKNRVIPATLEIMDQTTIRTVEKFKNIGLPVNAQAILLVESDGYPEQVEMEAKIIRQVLEKNRGEVSEAKNDEEREKLWEARRAALPALAQVSPTTVLEDATVPRSQVPAMLKKLKEISEKYNLIIGTFGHAGDGNLHPTILTDETNREEWQRVEKAVEEIFKAALELGGTLSGEHGIGMAKNRFLLWEMGEAGVNLLKRLKLAFDPNNILNPGKMA from the coding sequence GTGGAAGCACTGGCCAAGTTAGAAAAAATTCTTGGTTCCGCGAAGATTAAAACGCAAACGGAGGAGCTTTTTGTTTACGGTTATGACGCCACGGCAGGGTTAAAAAACCAAATGCCTTTAGCGGTGGTATTTCCTGAGAGCACCGAGGAGGTAGTCGAGATTGTTAAATGGGCCAACGAATATAAAATTCCCCTTTATCCGCGGGGTTCAGGGACTAATTTAAGCGGTGGAACTATTCCGGCGGCAAAAGGGGTAGTGGTAGAGTTGAATCGCCTCAATAAAATCTTAGAGATTGATCTTGATAACCTTACGGCTACCGTGGAGCCGGGGGTAATTATCAACGATTTAAACGAAGCGGTGAAACCCTACGGCTTGATTTATCCGCCGGACCCGGGAACGGTTACTACTGCTACTATGGGCGGTTCAGTGGCCGAGTGTTCCGGTGGGCTTCGGGGTTTAAAATACGGGGTAACCAAGCATTACATTATGGGAATTGAGGCGGTAATTGGTACCGGGGAACTTTTAAAATTTGGCGGCAAGACCGTTAAAAATGTTACCGGCTACGATTTGCCTGCGTTAATGGTGGGTAGTGAAGGTACCCTGGGAATTATTACGAAAATTATTGTAAAGCTTATTCCCGCACCGGTAGCCAAAAAAAGCTTCTTAGCTGTATTTAACAGTATTGACGATGCTGGGAACGCTATTGCCGAAATTATTAAAAATCGGGTTATTCCGGCAACTTTAGAAATTATGGACCAAACAACTATCCGGACGGTGGAAAAATTTAAAAACATTGGTTTACCGGTAAATGCCCAGGCCATTTTACTGGTGGAATCCGATGGCTATCCGGAACAGGTGGAAATGGAAGCTAAGATTATTCGGCAGGTCCTGGAAAAGAATCGGGGAGAAGTATCTGAAGCCAAAAATGATGAAGAGCGAGAAAAACTCTGGGAAGCTCGGAGGGCGGCATTACCGGCTTTAGCCCAGGTAAGTCCTACAACTGTTTTGGAAGATGCCACAGTTCCCCGGAGTCAAGTTCCTGCTATGTTAAAGAAGTTAAAAGAAATTAGTGAAAAATATAATTTAATTATTGGTACTTTTGGCCATGCTGGCGATGGGAATCTTCATCCTACAATCCTAACCGACGAAACTAACCGGGAAGAATGGCAGCGCGTGGAAAAAGCTGTGGAAGAAATCTTTAAAGCAGCTTTAGAACTTGGAGGAACGCTTTCCGGGGAACACGGCATTGGCATGGCGAAAAACCGTTTTCTCCTCTGGGAAATGGGGGAAGCGGGGGTTAATCTTTTAAAACGCTTAAAACTTGCTTTTGATCCCAATAATATCTTAAACCCCGGGAAAATGGCGTAG
- a CDS encoding (Fe-S)-binding protein has protein sequence MIEIQQEFLKCMRCGNCQAVCPIYKETKMEAEVARGKIQLIKGVTEGVLKPTEYLAEKIATCLTCLACQENCPSGVNYEKILLYGRDYLAKENGLPPVKKAIFKVLRKPRLFNFGLKMASRFQGLAMKKVKGRSGRKLRFGLLEDHENRLLPEFSKETLVEKARSKQTSGKEKLLYFPGCMINNVYVNVGEAVIDVLKHNGAQVVVPEKQSCCGTPARVHGDIESAKSLGRYVIDTYLATDADYVITSCSTCGVTLRQGYVELFTDEPEYLEKAKKLAEKTRDINEYLVEKGFIRPKKLNLKVTYHDPCHLNRKLKVNKQPREILKAVLGGNFREMKKPATCCGGAGSFSLTHYPLSKAIGRKKALDIIETGAEVVATSCPGCMLQLNDALAKQGSNIRVFHVAELLAEGYKEK, from the coding sequence GTGATTGAGATTCAACAAGAGTTTTTAAAGTGTATGCGCTGCGGTAACTGCCAGGCGGTTTGCCCCATATATAAGGAAACTAAAATGGAAGCGGAAGTAGCCCGGGGAAAGATTCAGCTTATCAAAGGGGTTACCGAAGGGGTATTAAAGCCTACCGAATACCTGGCGGAAAAAATTGCTACCTGTCTTACCTGCCTTGCCTGCCAGGAAAACTGCCCCAGCGGGGTTAATTATGAGAAAATTCTCTTATATGGCAGGGATTATTTGGCCAAAGAAAATGGCTTACCGCCAGTGAAAAAAGCAATCTTTAAAGTTTTACGCAAACCCAGACTTTTTAATTTTGGCCTGAAAATGGCTTCCCGTTTTCAGGGTCTTGCCATGAAAAAGGTTAAAGGTCGATCGGGAAGAAAACTTCGGTTTGGCCTCCTCGAAGACCATGAAAACCGGCTGTTACCCGAGTTTTCTAAGGAAACTCTGGTGGAAAAGGCCAGGTCTAAACAAACTTCTGGGAAAGAAAAGCTTTTGTATTTCCCCGGCTGTATGATCAATAACGTTTATGTTAACGTTGGGGAAGCGGTAATTGATGTTTTAAAACACAACGGAGCACAGGTGGTAGTACCGGAAAAGCAAAGCTGCTGTGGGACTCCCGCCCGGGTGCATGGGGATATAGAGTCGGCCAAGAGCTTAGGACGTTATGTGATAGACACTTATCTTGCGACGGATGCCGATTACGTTATAACCAGCTGTTCTACCTGCGGGGTAACTTTACGACAGGGGTATGTTGAACTTTTTACCGATGAGCCGGAATACCTTGAAAAAGCCAAAAAGCTTGCCGAAAAGACCCGGGACATCAATGAATATCTAGTGGAAAAAGGCTTTATAAGACCCAAAAAACTAAATTTAAAAGTAACTTACCATGATCCCTGCCATTTAAACCGGAAGCTTAAAGTAAATAAGCAACCCCGTGAAATATTAAAAGCAGTTTTAGGGGGAAACTTTAGGGAAATGAAAAAGCCTGCTACCTGCTGCGGCGGGGCCGGTTCTTTTTCCCTGACCCATTATCCCCTCTCGAAAGCTATTGGTAGGAAAAAAGCTTTAGATATCATTGAAACCGGCGCGGAAGTAGTGGCTACTTCCTGCCCGGGATGCATGCTCCAGTTAAATGATGCCTTAGCCAAACAAGGTTCGAATATTAGGGTTTTCCATGTGGCAGAACTTCTAGCAGAGGGGTATAAGGAAAAATAA
- a CDS encoding FadR/GntR family transcriptional regulator, giving the protein MNFQQIRTKKIYEEIIEQIRSLIARRELKPGDKLPSERELAESLGVSRASVREALSALEVLGVLEVRPGEGTFVREVAADKSFQSLTLLLLLDTTLEVLEVRKILESGAIVLATERATDEDIERLEEAVLIMEKDLKQGDLGDEADFMFHYGLALATHNSLLVRLMNSIADTMRQSLKINRERLFRTPGMPEIFYKYHKEILEAIKDRDKIRAQKVLEEHLTVAEEKLLEE; this is encoded by the coding sequence ATGAATTTTCAGCAGATAAGAACCAAGAAAATTTACGAAGAAATAATCGAGCAGATTAGGTCGTTAATTGCCCGGCGGGAATTAAAGCCAGGAGATAAACTTCCGTCCGAAAGAGAACTGGCCGAAAGCCTTGGGGTCAGTAGAGCATCGGTTAGAGAGGCATTAAGTGCTTTAGAAGTATTGGGAGTATTAGAAGTAAGACCTGGGGAGGGCACTTTTGTCCGGGAAGTGGCAGCGGATAAATCCTTTCAGTCCCTAACTCTGTTGTTGCTGTTAGATACAACTTTGGAAGTTTTAGAAGTGAGAAAAATTTTAGAATCCGGGGCGATAGTACTGGCTACCGAACGGGCTACCGATGAAGATATAGAACGCTTAGAAGAGGCCGTTTTAATAATGGAAAAAGACTTAAAGCAGGGTGATTTAGGGGATGAAGCAGATTTTATGTTTCATTATGGCTTGGCACTAGCCACCCATAATTCCCTCTTGGTGCGCCTTATGAATTCCATTGCCGACACTATGCGCCAGTCTCTAAAAATAAACCGTGAGCGGCTTTTTAGAACTCCGGGGATGCCTGAAATTTTTTATAAATACCACAAAGAAATTTTAGAAGCAATAAAAGATCGAGATAAAATTAGAGCTCAAAAGGTTTTAGAGGAACATTTAACGGTGGCTGAAGAAAAATTGTTAGAAGAGTAA
- a CDS encoding LutC/YkgG family protein has product MKSEVRPSGHNTKGGDWVLKEKFITELTAVGGEVICCTTNEQLIDSLAGVLTGLGVRKVMYYPHPQIEGLLEKLREKVAVELPKEDYRPSEEVEVGLTGADLAVAESGSLVLVAEDLKLRKITTLPSVHIVVLEESQIVEKYEDVFKHYAGKLPGYLNFITGPSRTADIERVLTIGVHGPGRLIVFLKEGEA; this is encoded by the coding sequence ATGAAATCTGAGGTCAGACCATCAGGACATAATACCAAAGGTGGTGATTGGGTGTTAAAGGAAAAGTTTATTACGGAACTTACTGCTGTGGGTGGCGAAGTTATTTGCTGTACAACCAATGAACAGTTAATTGATAGTTTGGCTGGGGTGTTAACCGGTCTTGGTGTCCGGAAAGTGATGTACTATCCCCATCCGCAAATTGAGGGGCTTTTAGAAAAGTTAAGGGAAAAAGTGGCGGTAGAACTTCCTAAGGAAGATTACCGACCGAGCGAAGAAGTTGAAGTAGGACTTACCGGTGCGGATTTAGCTGTAGCCGAGTCGGGTTCCCTGGTGCTGGTGGCGGAGGACCTGAAGCTTAGAAAAATAACCACTCTACCTTCGGTGCACATTGTAGTTCTGGAAGAAAGCCAGATTGTGGAAAAATATGAAGATGTATTTAAACATTATGCTGGAAAGTTACCGGGATACTTAAACTTTATCACCGGTCCCTCACGAACTGCTGATATTGAAAGGGTTTTAACCATCGGAGTTCACGGACCGGGGCGACTCATTGTATTTTTAAAAGAGGGTGAGGCGTAA
- the ldhH gene encoding L-lactate dehydrogenase (quinone) large subunit LdhH, with protein sequence MANKEKIKKALGNPTLRRALTNFGNNYVLAREKAFGDVDFEELRREIKAARTEVRQKLDLYVEEFRTNAEKNGARVIIAHSANDARQAIVEILKAKNAKIVVKSKSMASEEIHLNEELIKHGIEVVETDLGEWILQLDGQKPSHMVMPAIHLTREEVAAIFSKALDREVAPDIAQMVKLARQELRDKFLKADAGITGGNIAVAETGSIFLFTNEGNARLTTTLPKVRISLVGVEKLVPKLKDAIPIMRALPRNATAQKITSYMTVMTAGAGQEHYIILLDSGRIELKDDPVFAELFQCIRCAGCLNVCPVYQQVGGHVFGHVYTGPIGTLLTAFFHGLEAAKDPQAICGSCLKCATVCPAGINLPELLLKLRQRVVETYGQPFVQKFIFERILANPKLFNSLLGLGRKFQGIVAENGEIKSLPFGFDNLTSFRVFPTLARERLYKKYRVRPREKGNKGKVLFYSGCLIEHMYPDIGEDVFLVLEKNGYEVVLPENQGCCGAPAYYSGDLQAAVRMAKNNIEAFLKHDYDYIVTACPTCSETLMHYEKYLEDDEEYREKAREVSRKVIDFTDFAFKYLAVGEGKVSGTFTLHDSCHARRGLGQVKEPRELIVKTGANLVEMANSDQCCGFGGSFSIKYPEISEKVFQNKYQNIMETGAEKVAVTCPGCLMQIDGGLKKQGAQVKVEHLASILAKTYK encoded by the coding sequence ATGGCTAATAAAGAAAAAATAAAAAAAGCCCTTGGGAATCCCACCTTACGTCGGGCATTAACCAACTTTGGCAACAATTATGTTTTAGCCCGGGAAAAAGCTTTTGGCGATGTTGATTTTGAAGAGCTGCGCCGGGAGATAAAGGCGGCTAGGACCGAGGTCAGGCAAAAGCTCGATCTTTACGTGGAAGAATTTCGGACCAATGCCGAGAAAAATGGTGCCCGGGTTATAATTGCCCACTCGGCTAATGATGCAAGACAAGCAATAGTAGAAATATTAAAGGCGAAAAACGCCAAAATTGTGGTAAAATCAAAATCCATGGCTTCCGAAGAAATTCACCTGAATGAAGAGCTTATTAAACACGGCATTGAGGTAGTGGAAACCGACCTTGGGGAGTGGATTCTACAGCTTGACGGGCAAAAGCCCTCCCACATGGTAATGCCGGCAATTCACCTTACCCGTGAAGAAGTGGCTGCTATTTTTTCCAAGGCACTGGACCGGGAAGTAGCTCCGGATATTGCCCAAATGGTTAAGCTTGCCCGACAGGAATTAAGGGATAAGTTTTTAAAAGCCGATGCCGGGATTACCGGTGGCAACATTGCGGTAGCTGAAACCGGCTCAATTTTTCTCTTTACCAATGAGGGAAATGCCCGGCTAACCACTACGTTGCCCAAGGTACGGATAAGTTTAGTGGGGGTTGAAAAATTAGTTCCTAAGTTAAAGGATGCCATCCCAATCATGCGGGCCCTTCCCCGAAACGCTACTGCCCAGAAAATTACCAGCTATATGACCGTGATGACTGCGGGGGCCGGCCAGGAGCATTATATAATTTTACTGGATAGCGGACGGATTGAGCTAAAAGATGACCCGGTGTTTGCAGAACTTTTCCAGTGTATCCGCTGTGCCGGTTGCTTGAACGTTTGCCCTGTTTACCAGCAGGTTGGGGGCCATGTCTTTGGGCATGTTTATACCGGACCTATCGGTACCCTTTTAACCGCTTTCTTTCATGGCTTGGAAGCGGCTAAAGATCCACAAGCCATCTGCGGCAGTTGCCTTAAATGTGCTACCGTTTGCCCTGCGGGCATAAATTTACCGGAATTGTTGTTAAAATTACGTCAAAGGGTTGTTGAAACTTATGGACAACCGTTTGTGCAAAAATTTATCTTTGAAAGAATCTTGGCCAATCCCAAGCTTTTCAACTCTCTTTTAGGTCTTGGTCGAAAATTTCAGGGGATTGTGGCGGAAAACGGCGAGATTAAATCTTTACCCTTTGGTTTTGATAATCTTACTTCTTTTAGAGTGTTTCCAACCTTGGCTAGGGAGCGGCTTTACAAAAAATATCGGGTTCGGCCAAGGGAAAAAGGAAATAAAGGCAAAGTGCTGTTTTACAGCGGTTGCTTAATTGAACACATGTATCCCGATATTGGTGAAGATGTTTTCTTGGTTTTAGAGAAAAACGGTTATGAAGTGGTTTTACCGGAAAACCAGGGATGTTGCGGGGCTCCCGCATATTACTCCGGAGATTTACAGGCTGCCGTGAGGATGGCTAAAAACAACATTGAGGCATTTTTAAAGCACGATTATGATTATATAGTCACTGCCTGCCCTACGTGCAGCGAAACCCTAATGCATTATGAAAAATATTTAGAGGATGACGAAGAGTACCGGGAAAAAGCCAGGGAAGTATCAAGGAAGGTAATTGATTTTACCGATTTTGCCTTTAAGTATTTGGCGGTTGGTGAAGGGAAAGTATCCGGGACCTTTACCCTGCACGATTCCTGTCACGCCCGTCGGGGCCTGGGGCAGGTAAAAGAGCCCCGGGAGCTAATTGTTAAAACCGGGGCAAACTTAGTGGAGATGGCTAACTCTGACCAGTGCTGCGGCTTTGGGGGATCTTTCTCCATCAAATATCCGGAAATTTCCGAGAAAGTGTTCCAAAACAAATACCAAAACATTATGGAAACCGGGGCCGAAAAAGTAGCGGTTACCTGTCCGGGATGTCTTATGCAAATTGATGGCGGTCTTAAAAAACAAGGAGCTCAAGTAAAAGTCGAGCACTTGGCATCAATTCTTGCTAAAACCTATAAATAG